The following proteins are encoded in a genomic region of Aliiroseovarius sp. F47248L:
- a CDS encoding catalase family protein, whose amino-acid sequence MRKILVPLRRLFHRATQVGLQIERRLEPFFRRRLNDLVRAPLARWIQRMKNRKRPDLGLALAEEKIFDWEEEALQTIIDEMREQMNLHFQPGAYERGGNTKTHGLVRATFTVLPDLPDHLRTGVFATERDYPAYIRYAGPGPDVPEDIRDVGFGSMSVKLMDVPGPKLMDEEKFTQDWPAVVTPTFVTPDARENAKLQYWSTIDEPLWYFLNPKDSHLLDFLMQGLWNETQYNPLGQRYYSCVPYLLGEGQAMLYSYVPRTDVPMDIPGVPFGRVPPNYLRDNMARTLRAQAVEFDMVVQIQTDPHLMPIEDASVLWPEDLSPWIPVARIHIPIQDFDTPAQMAFARSMRINPWHALPDHRPLGNQSRARRRMYQELAAFRQHMNRTEHVEPTGEEQFDAANG is encoded by the coding sequence ATGCGAAAAATCCTAGTCCCCCTTCGCCGCCTGTTCCACCGCGCCACACAGGTCGGCCTGCAAATCGAGCGGCGGTTGGAACCGTTCTTTCGCCGCCGCCTGAACGATCTGGTTCGCGCGCCGCTGGCCAGATGGATCCAGCGGATGAAGAACCGAAAGCGTCCGGATCTTGGGTTGGCCTTGGCCGAGGAGAAGATATTCGATTGGGAAGAGGAAGCGCTGCAAACCATCATCGACGAAATGCGCGAGCAGATGAACTTGCATTTTCAGCCGGGTGCCTATGAGCGCGGTGGAAACACCAAGACACATGGTCTGGTCCGCGCAACCTTCACCGTGTTGCCTGACCTGCCCGACCATCTGCGCACAGGAGTGTTTGCGACCGAACGCGATTATCCAGCTTATATCCGATACGCTGGCCCCGGCCCGGATGTGCCCGAAGACATTCGCGATGTGGGCTTTGGTTCGATGTCAGTCAAACTGATGGACGTGCCCGGCCCGAAGCTGATGGACGAAGAAAAGTTCACGCAAGACTGGCCCGCCGTTGTGACCCCCACATTCGTCACCCCCGACGCCCGCGAAAACGCCAAGCTGCAATATTGGAGCACCATCGACGAGCCGCTTTGGTACTTTCTCAACCCGAAAGACAGCCATTTACTCGACTTCCTGATGCAGGGCTTGTGGAACGAAACGCAGTATAATCCGCTGGGGCAACGCTACTACAGTTGTGTGCCGTATCTGTTGGGAGAAGGTCAGGCGATGCTCTATTCCTATGTCCCGCGAACGGATGTGCCAATGGACATTCCCGGTGTGCCCTTTGGCCGCGTACCGCCCAATTATCTGCGCGACAACATGGCCCGGACCTTGCGTGCGCAGGCGGTCGAATTTGACATGGTCGTGCAGATCCAGACCGACCCGCACCTGATGCCAATCGAAGATGCCTCGGTCCTGTGGCCCGAAGACCTGTCACCGTGGATTCCGGTCGCGCGGATACATATTCCCATACAGGACTTCGACACCCCCGCGCAGATGGCCTTTGCCCGTAGCATGCGCATCAATCCATGGCACGCCCTGCCCGACCATCGCCCGCTGGGCAATCAAAGCCGCGCGCGGCGGCGGATGTATCAGGAACTGGCTGCGTTTCGGCAGCACATGAACCGGACGGAGCATGTCGAACCGACGGGGGAAGAGCAATTCGATGCTGCAAATGGCTGA
- a CDS encoding Rid family hydrolase produces MAKQRQLISNGNPMEAVVGFSRAVRVGSFIAVGGTAPVDQNGNTVGVGDVFLQTRQCIEIIKTALEDAGSGLQDIVRTRVILTDIDNWKEAIEARKLYCLTARPVDTIMAVDRFVNPEWLVEIEVDAVTTD; encoded by the coding sequence TTGGCCAAACAACGGCAACTGATCTCGAACGGAAATCCGATGGAAGCCGTTGTCGGTTTCAGCCGCGCCGTTCGCGTTGGTTCGTTTATCGCTGTCGGTGGCACCGCACCGGTTGACCAGAACGGGAATACCGTCGGCGTTGGGGATGTGTTTCTTCAGACCAGGCAGTGCATTGAAATTATCAAGACCGCTCTGGAGGACGCCGGTTCCGGCCTTCAGGATATTGTGCGCACTCGGGTCATCCTGACCGACATCGACAATTGGAAAGAGGCGATCGAAGCGCGCAAACTGTACTGCCTGACCGCTCGTCCTGTTGATACGATCATGGCTGTAGATCGTTTTGTGAACCCTGAATGGCTAGTCGAAATCGAAGTGGATGCGGTCACCACCGACTGA
- a CDS encoding 2'-deoxycytidine 5'-triphosphate deaminase, with product MKTGVLADRQIRQMITDGGIAASSPILNEQIQPASLDLRLGDTAYRVRASFLPGKTSTVAERLVELTMHEVSLTGGAVLEKGCVYVVPLMEHLRLPKGMTAAASAKSSIGRVDLMTRVITDQGIEFDRVPEDYDGPLYAELCPQSFSVVVQPGQLLNQIIFRQGKTILTDDELRAVHARSPIVSGDPVISDGLGFSVDLKPAKGDLVGYRAKRHTGVVDLSKLAHYDPANYWEEVHTTDGRIILDPGAFYILVSREAIAIPPDCAAEMAPYLAMVGEFRVHYAGFFDPGFGYDAAGGSGSRGVLEVRCHEAPFVLEHGQVVGRLVYERMSEVPEVLYGADIKSNYQGQGLKLSKHFR from the coding sequence ATGAAGACCGGCGTATTGGCAGATCGGCAGATCCGGCAGATGATTACCGATGGTGGGATCGCGGCATCCTCGCCCATCCTGAACGAACAAATCCAACCGGCTTCGCTGGACTTGCGGTTGGGGGATACAGCCTATCGCGTGCGCGCCTCGTTTCTGCCTGGCAAGACCTCAACCGTCGCTGAACGTCTGGTTGAGCTGACCATGCACGAAGTGTCGTTGACTGGCGGCGCGGTGTTGGAAAAGGGGTGCGTTTATGTCGTACCCCTGATGGAACACCTGCGCTTGCCCAAAGGCATGACAGCGGCGGCCAGCGCCAAATCTTCGATTGGGCGGGTCGATCTGATGACTCGGGTGATCACCGATCAGGGCATCGAATTTGATCGCGTGCCGGAAGATTATGACGGGCCGCTCTATGCCGAACTGTGCCCGCAAAGCTTTTCGGTCGTGGTCCAACCCGGACAGCTTCTAAACCAAATCATCTTTCGGCAAGGCAAGACGATCCTGACTGATGACGAGCTACGCGCGGTGCACGCACGTTCCCCGATCGTGTCGGGCGATCCGGTGATTTCGGACGGGCTTGGGTTCTCGGTTGATCTGAAACCTGCCAAGGGCGATCTGGTGGGATATCGCGCCAAGCGCCATACGGGCGTTGTCGATTTGTCGAAGCTCGCCCATTACGACCCGGCAAACTACTGGGAAGAGGTACACACAACAGACGGGCGCATCATCCTTGACCCCGGCGCGTTCTATATCCTTGTCAGCCGCGAGGCGATTGCAATCCCTCCTGATTGCGCCGCCGAAATGGCCCCCTATCTGGCAATGGTGGGCGAGTTTCGCGTGCACTATGCAGGCTTTTTCGACCCCGGTTTCGGATATGACGCCGCTGGCGGATCAGGGTCGCGCGGCGTGCTTGAAGTACGCTGTCACGAGGCACCTTTTGTGCTGGAACACGGGCAGGTTGTCGGACGTCTGGTCTATGAACGGATGAGCGAAGTGCCTGAGGTGCTTTATGGTGCTGACATCAAGTCAAATTATCAGGGGCAAGGGTTGAAACTGTCGAAGCATTTTCGCTAG
- a CDS encoding MerR family transcriptional regulator: MDKKSPDAFRTISEVAEWLGVPTHVLRFWESRFSQVKPVKRAGGRRYYRPNDMELLGGIRKLLHEDGMTIRGVQKLLREEGVKHVAAMSPPLDSDEMRDITPSNVVPLAGKSAPEERPHEDRSEDPVTATPPVEETASDASQPDPAPDQPDVADAQPEPSDEAATLVEHSEADPHFTRSEVDTPDESSHPTDDPVDEPTLTAPELPGLHGSSDSSDAAAPPEPAPKIDITHIPTDPGDQDATPTPTLTSALRRTRQTGTGARIAALQALADRLESLAAQMGRNPEQTP; this comes from the coding sequence ATGGATAAGAAGTCACCCGACGCCTTCCGCACCATAAGCGAGGTGGCCGAATGGCTTGGTGTGCCGACCCATGTGCTGCGGTTCTGGGAAAGTCGCTTCAGTCAGGTTAAACCCGTGAAACGTGCTGGTGGGCGACGCTATTACCGTCCCAATGACATGGAGCTTCTGGGCGGTATCCGTAAGCTGTTGCACGAAGATGGTATGACGATCCGTGGCGTTCAAAAACTTCTGCGCGAAGAAGGTGTGAAGCATGTTGCGGCAATGTCGCCGCCGCTGGACAGTGACGAGATGCGTGACATCACGCCGTCAAATGTTGTCCCGCTGGCCGGGAAATCCGCACCGGAAGAACGACCGCATGAAGATCGCAGCGAGGATCCTGTCACCGCCACACCACCGGTCGAAGAGACTGCCTCCGATGCATCGCAGCCAGATCCCGCGCCAGACCAGCCAGACGTCGCTGACGCCCAGCCAGAGCCATCAGACGAAGCCGCCACGTTGGTGGAGCACAGCGAAGCTGACCCCCACTTCACCCGCAGCGAAGTGGATACGCCGGACGAAAGCTCACATCCCACTGACGACCCGGTGGACGAACCAACCCTAACGGCGCCAGAGCTTCCGGGCCTTCATGGCTCTTCCGATTCGTCTGATGCTGCAGCGCCCCCAGAGCCTGCCCCAAAGATCGACATCACCCATATTCCCACTGATCCCGGCGATCAGGATGCGACTCCCACACCGACATTGACTAGCGCCCTGCGGCGTACGCGCCAGACAGGCACCGGTGCCCGTATTGCCGCCCTTCAAGCCCTGGCCGACCGACTTGAGTCGCTGGCAGCACAAATGGGCCGCAACCCCGAACAAACACCGTAA
- the rpmF gene encoding 50S ribosomal protein L32 — MAVQQNKVSKSRRNNRRAHDALVAANPNECSNCGELKRPHHVCPSCGHYDDREVVAIADEVDFDDEDAA; from the coding sequence ATGGCTGTCCAACAGAACAAAGTATCGAAGTCGCGCCGCAACAACCGCCGTGCGCATGACGCCCTGGTTGCCGCGAACCCGAACGAATGTTCGAACTGCGGCGAGCTGAAGCGCCCCCATCACGTGTGCCCGTCCTGCGGCCATTATGACGACCGCGAAGTCGTTGCAATCGCCGACGAAGTTGACTTCGACGACGAAGACGCGGCGTAA
- a CDS encoding beta-ketoacyl-ACP synthase III, with translation MTKRAVVKGVGHYLPQRVVPNSYFEKIVDTSDEWIRTRSGIERRHFAAEGETTSQMAAEAARAALEKAGLKIDDIDAIVVATSTPDLTFPSVATMVQNELGMTRGFGFDVQAVCAGFVFALTNANALIMSGQVDRILVIGAETFSRILDMTDRSTCVLFGDGAGALVLEAQEGSGDNTDRGILSADLNSDGRMREMLYVDGGVSTTQTSGHLRMQGNPLFRQAVGKLTETAETALKKVGLTDDDLDWIVPHQANIRIIQGTAKKMGVPMDRVILTVQDHGNTSAASIPLALSVGCTEGKIKQGDLVVTEAIGGGLAWGAVVIRW, from the coding sequence ATGACAAAACGCGCCGTGGTCAAGGGCGTTGGGCATTATCTGCCCCAACGCGTCGTCCCAAATTCGTACTTTGAAAAGATCGTCGACACCTCGGATGAGTGGATTCGCACCCGCTCGGGCATTGAACGACGCCATTTTGCCGCCGAAGGGGAAACCACGTCGCAAATGGCTGCCGAAGCGGCACGTGCTGCGCTAGAAAAGGCAGGTCTTAAGATCGATGATATCGACGCGATCGTTGTTGCAACCTCGACCCCCGATCTAACTTTCCCGTCCGTCGCCACGATGGTTCAAAACGAGTTGGGAATGACACGCGGCTTTGGATTTGACGTGCAAGCTGTCTGCGCGGGTTTTGTTTTTGCGCTGACAAATGCCAACGCTTTGATCATGTCCGGACAAGTTGACCGCATTTTGGTGATCGGGGCCGAAACATTTTCCCGCATACTGGACATGACCGACAGGTCGACATGCGTGTTGTTTGGCGACGGCGCTGGTGCGTTGGTGCTGGAAGCCCAAGAGGGCAGCGGAGATAACACTGATCGCGGAATCCTGTCGGCTGATCTGAACTCGGACGGGCGCATGCGCGAGATGCTGTATGTGGATGGCGGAGTGTCAACGACACAGACCTCGGGCCATTTGCGGATGCAGGGTAACCCGCTGTTTCGTCAGGCCGTCGGCAAATTGACTGAAACTGCCGAAACCGCATTGAAAAAGGTGGGGCTGACGGATGACGATCTGGATTGGATCGTGCCACATCAGGCCAATATTCGCATCATTCAGGGCACAGCCAAGAAGATGGGCGTGCCGATGGATCGCGTGATCCTGACGGTGCAGGACCACGGCAACACCTCGGCCGCATCGATTCCTCTGGCCCTGTCCGTGGGCTGTACTGAAGGTAAGATCAAACAAGGCGATCTTGTCGTGACCGAGGCCATCGGCGGCGGATTGGCGTGGGGTGCGGTCGTAATCCGCTGGTAA
- the plsX gene encoding phosphate acyltransferase PlsX yields MTMNAPKRTIVSVDAMGGDLGPAAVVAGLALSADKNPEIGFILHGNKTELEGLVARHKDLADVCEIRHADEAVTMDDKPSQVMRNGQKTSMWSAIDAVRDGDAEVVVSCGNTGALMLLSMVRLRKLPGVNRPAIACLWPSRNPSGFNVMLDVGADVRADEDDLLQYAMMGASYARNGLGIARPRVGLLNVGTEEHKGRNELKAAHELIANAADGAQIDFVGFIEGVDLPSDQVDVIVTDGFTGNVALKTGEGTAKLISGLLREAFGATILSKIAAVLAMGPLKRMGQRVDPSRNNGGVFLGLNGTVVKSHGSADATGISAAVRLAFQLAKGGFNQKLAARVASGDASRQDVATESRQGEQQE; encoded by the coding sequence ATGACAATGAACGCCCCCAAACGCACAATTGTATCGGTCGACGCCATGGGTGGAGATCTTGGACCGGCAGCCGTGGTTGCCGGTCTTGCGCTGTCTGCGGACAAAAACCCGGAAATCGGGTTCATTCTGCACGGCAACAAAACCGAGCTTGAAGGGCTGGTCGCCCGACACAAGGATTTGGCTGACGTTTGCGAGATTCGGCATGCCGACGAAGCTGTCACCATGGACGACAAGCCCAGTCAGGTGATGCGAAACGGTCAGAAGACCTCGATGTGGTCAGCAATTGACGCAGTTCGCGATGGTGACGCCGAAGTCGTGGTCAGCTGTGGCAACACCGGTGCCCTGATGCTGTTGTCAATGGTGCGGCTGCGCAAACTGCCCGGCGTAAACCGCCCCGCCATTGCCTGCCTGTGGCCATCGCGCAACCCGTCCGGGTTCAACGTGATGCTGGATGTCGGTGCAGATGTCCGCGCGGATGAAGATGACCTGTTGCAATACGCGATGATGGGCGCGTCTTACGCTCGCAACGGTCTGGGCATTGCCCGTCCACGTGTTGGTCTTCTGAACGTCGGAACCGAAGAACACAAAGGCCGCAACGAATTGAAGGCGGCACACGAGTTGATCGCCAACGCCGCTGATGGCGCGCAGATCGACTTTGTCGGGTTTATCGAAGGCGTCGACCTACCCTCGGACCAAGTCGATGTTATTGTCACGGACGGCTTTACTGGCAATGTCGCGCTAAAAACCGGCGAAGGCACCGCCAAGTTGATCTCCGGCCTGTTGCGCGAGGCATTCGGCGCAACGATCTTGTCAAAGATCGCTGCTGTTTTGGCCATGGGTCCACTGAAGCGCATGGGGCAACGCGTGGACCCGAGCCGCAACAATGGCGGTGTGTTCCTTGGTCTGAACGGGACAGTTGTCAAAAGCCACGGATCGGCGGATGCGACGGGGATTTCCGCCGCTGTTCGGCTGGCGTTTCAGCTGGCCAAGGGCGGCTTCAACCAGAAGCTTGCCGCCCGGGTTGCATCCGGCGACGCATCACGCCAAGATGTCGCAACGGAAAGCCGGCAAGGTGAGCAGCAAGAATGA
- a CDS encoding GMC family oxidoreductase: protein MGAAHDYIVVGSGAGGGTLAARLAERGMRVLLLEAGGDPRSAKGDVRGMEAAGNRLPDDYDVPAFHPFATENAALRWDFNVTHHADADQQARDTKAGPEGVLYPRAGTLGGCTAHNAMIFMYPHNADWQGIADLTGDDSWSPAAMHKIFRRLENCRHRPVQRVLHSLGIDRTGHGFDGWLPTEKAIPRAAIRDDDIMDMLRNSLRESWGSAPGFLKRLRWLANSAADPNDRDRIGDDAVGMVYTPLTTQNGVRVGTRERVLDVARRHPDRLTVELDALATRVLLDDDNRAIGVEYLKGTRLYRAHAAPSDAPGEPRQALAGREVILAGGAFNTPQLLMLSGIGDPDELVPHGITPKVALPGVGRSLQDRYEVAVVNRMAFDCWDSMKDCRYAKGDALWQQWQTRGDGMYATNGAALGIIRRSSEAQILPDLFCMALLGRFSGYYPGYAADLAQSRNHLSWAVLKAHTQNRAGRVTLASADPRDPPLIDFNYFPDGGTDDLSAVVEGVKFVRKLCQPLHDSGRIAAEEIPGPDVQTNAEIAQFVRDNCWGHHASCSCPIGPADQGGVLDSRLRVHGTKGLRVADASVFPRIPGFFIASAVYMVGEKTAEMLLQDAQSHPEREEMHYGT from the coding sequence GTGGGCGCGGCGCATGACTACATCGTCGTCGGCTCGGGTGCTGGCGGCGGGACACTGGCCGCGCGGCTGGCGGAACGCGGTATGCGGGTTTTGTTGCTTGAGGCTGGCGGCGACCCCCGATCCGCCAAGGGTGACGTGCGCGGGATGGAGGCGGCGGGAAACCGGCTGCCCGACGATTACGACGTGCCCGCCTTTCACCCGTTTGCAACCGAGAACGCCGCGCTGCGCTGGGATTTTAACGTCACCCACCACGCGGATGCCGACCAACAGGCGCGCGACACGAAGGCAGGGCCAGAGGGTGTGCTGTACCCCCGCGCGGGCACGCTGGGGGGTTGCACGGCGCACAACGCGATGATCTTCATGTATCCCCACAACGCCGACTGGCAGGGGATCGCGGATCTGACCGGCGATGACAGCTGGTCGCCTGCGGCGATGCACAAGATCTTCCGGCGGCTTGAAAACTGCCGTCACCGCCCGGTGCAGCGCGTCTTGCACAGCCTTGGCATCGACCGCACCGGCCACGGGTTTGACGGCTGGTTGCCGACAGAAAAGGCGATCCCGCGCGCGGCCATTCGGGACGACGATATCATGGACATGCTGCGAAATTCCTTGCGCGAAAGCTGGGGATCGGCGCCGGGGTTTCTGAAGCGCCTGCGCTGGCTTGCCAACAGCGCTGCCGACCCCAATGACCGCGACCGCATCGGGGATGACGCGGTCGGCATGGTCTATACGCCGCTGACCACGCAAAACGGCGTGCGGGTGGGCACGCGCGAGCGGGTGCTGGACGTGGCACGCCGCCATCCCGACCGGCTGACGGTGGAGCTGGACGCGCTGGCGACGCGCGTGCTGCTGGATGATGACAACCGCGCCATCGGAGTTGAATACCTGAAAGGTACGCGGCTTTATCGCGCCCACGCCGCCCCAAGTGATGCGCCGGGCGAACCCAGGCAGGCGCTGGCCGGGCGCGAGGTCATTCTGGCCGGTGGCGCGTTCAACACGCCGCAGCTTTTGATGCTGTCGGGCATCGGCGACCCGGACGAGCTTGTCCCCCACGGGATCACGCCGAAGGTCGCCTTGCCCGGTGTCGGGCGGTCGTTGCAGGACCGATACGAGGTCGCGGTGGTCAACCGAATGGCTTTTGATTGTTGGGACAGCATGAAAGACTGCCGATATGCCAAGGGGGACGCGCTGTGGCAGCAATGGCAGACCCGTGGTGACGGGATGTATGCCACAAACGGAGCGGCGCTGGGGATCATTCGCAGATCGTCCGAGGCGCAGATTCTGCCCGACCTGTTCTGTATGGCGCTTCTGGGGCGGTTCAGCGGGTATTATCCCGGCTATGCCGCCGATCTGGCCCAAAGTCGCAACCATCTGAGCTGGGCGGTGCTGAAGGCGCATACGCAGAACCGGGCGGGCCGGGTGACGCTGGCGTCAGCCGATCCGCGCGATCCGCCTCTGATCGACTTCAACTATTTCCCGGACGGGGGTACGGACGACCTGTCGGCGGTCGTCGAAGGTGTCAAATTCGTCCGCAAACTGTGCCAGCCCCTACACGACTCCGGCCGCATCGCCGCAGAAGAAATCCCCGGCCCCGACGTGCAAACCAATGCCGAGATTGCACAGTTCGTGCGCGACAACTGCTGGGGTCACCATGCGTCATGTTCCTGCCCCATCGGCCCTGCGGATCAAGGCGGCGTTCTGGATAGCCGCTTAAGGGTGCACGGCACCAAAGGCTTGCGCGTGGCCGATGCTTCCGTTTTTCCACGCATCCCCGGATTTTTCATCGCGTCCGCTGTTTATATGGTTGGCGAAAAAACGGCCGAGATGCTGCTGCAAGACGCGCAATCCCACCCCGAACGAGAGGAGATGCACTATGGCACATGA
- the ihfA gene encoding integration host factor subunit alpha, protein MSEKTLTRMDLSEAVFREVGLSRNESAQLVETVLGHVSDALVAGESVKISSFGTFSVRDKAARVGRNPKTGEEAPIPPRRVLTFRPSHLMKDRVDEGNKR, encoded by the coding sequence ATGAGTGAAAAGACTTTGACCCGCATGGACCTCAGCGAAGCTGTGTTTCGCGAAGTCGGCCTGTCGCGCAACGAAAGCGCGCAGTTGGTCGAGACGGTATTGGGTCATGTTTCCGACGCCTTGGTGGCTGGCGAAAGCGTGAAAATATCATCGTTCGGGACATTTTCGGTGCGCGACAAGGCCGCCCGCGTGGGCCGAAACCCGAAAACAGGCGAAGAAGCGCCGATCCCGCCGCGTCGGGTTCTGACATTCCGTCCGTCACATCTTATGAAAGACCGGGTCGACGAAGGAAACAAACGCTGA